The Candidatus Thermoplasmatota archaeon DNA segment TCTGGACCGATCCCGATTTCCATCTCCGCACCGCTCAAGGGACTGCCCGTATCACTGTCATTGATCCAGCCGTAGAGCTTGCATGTATCAGGGACATCCCAGGGAGTAAGTTCCACTACCCAGTAGTTTGCACCGGGGACAACAGTCACAGGCTCGTTGTAATCACGGTAATTCATCGCCCAAACCTGAAGCGTATAGTCACCTGAGACGAGTGATGTGAAGTTGTACTCGCCCATTCCGTCCGCATTTACCCAGTCTTCATAGACCATGGAGCGCACCTGAAGGTTGGCATTGGGAACCGGCAAACGGCTGTACTTGTCTATGACCGTCCCGTTCATCCACGCATCGACCGGCCAGAGGACGAAGTCCATCCAAAGGGTCTCTCCAGGAGCGATATCTATCATCGACCAGGTCCTGGAGTAGCCATCCGACTCAGCCCCAATCGCGATGTCAGTACCGTCGAACGTGTCCAGAGTATACTCTCCCAAAGAGTCTGTGATCGTCATTGACACATTGCCGAGGAAGTCATTCGTATAGACCCTGGCCATTCCGATACCTAGTCCTGTGCTCCCGTCCGTCACATTGCCCATGATTGTGGCGGAATGTGGAACTAACCATGCATCGAGGACGATGTCATCGCTCGGGTTGACGTCGATCTCCTCATACATATTCATGCTGTAGCCAGACCTGGAAAACCACACGTCCGCAGTCCCGTTCGTGACATTCATCTCGTAGTACCCAAAGGAATCCGTAAAGGTGAAGTTCGAGTACCCACCGCGTTCCATCCACTCATTGTAGGAATCATACTGAACTACCGCGTTTGCGAGAGGAAACCCAGTATCGGCGTCATATACATGACCGCTGATCCTCGCGTCGTCCGTGTTGACAGGTGCGGCGAGGGTCAGATTCATCCAGTAGGTCATGCCCGAGACGAGTGGGTCATCTGTCTGGTTCTCGCTGCTGTCGTATCCTACGAAGTCGAACGCCCCGACACCGCCACCAACCGTGCCTGGAATGACATTCACTGAAAACAGACCGGTCACATCAGGTTGCGTCATGTTACAATAGAGAGGCATGCCATCGCCCATACTCGCGGGGTCGTTGATGTACCCGATGATGTTGCCTCCGGTCACCGGGTTCCCGTCGGTGTCCTTGACAAAACCAGTTATCACAACATCTGCGACCAACGGGGCTATCGGAGTCAGCGTGATGTCCGCCCGGACCTCCTCATCTGCGACCGAAATCGCGATCGTGCTGTTAAGGTAATATGAACCGTTGGCGGCCAGAACAATGAATTCGAACCCACCATACACCGTGATGTTGAAGTTCCCGCTCGGGTCGGTCCAGAAACCTCCAGATGGGCCCCCGCCGGACATCATCATCATAGCGAGTATGTAGGCCTCAACCGGATTCGATGATTCGTCCGTGACGGTACCTACAATCCATCCCTCCAGGCCCTGTGCTTCGGAGTTCTCCGGAGCGAGCACAAGGAATCCTGTCAGCATCGAAGCACACAGCAGCAAAGCCGCAAAGATGTTCATACGGCGTCCTAGCTCGGCCATTTTCAGAATCCTCCTTACAATGATCAAACCAGCGGCACCCAAGGGGGGCAAGGGTGCCCAGGTCCGCAATAGTACAGCTTTGTTCAATATTTAGCCCTGTCGTTCCTGACACGCTCATAAGCAAGTCTCCAAGAGGATGGTTTGTAGAGGGTTCCAGCAAGCGTTCCCCTAAGCCATCTCAGTTCGGGAGCAGCTATATTGGTGAAGGAACGGACTCTCGCCTCACAGCAAGGAGGGGAAGACCTCGCCTGAAACCGATACGATCCGATGGAGGGAATGGTCTAAGGAGGCGTTCGACGAGGCCTCGAGGACGGACAAGCTAATCATGCTCGACCTCAGCGCTGTCTGGTGCCATTGGTGCCACGTCATGGACGAGACGACCTACTCCGACACTCGCGTCATCAAAACCGTCAACGAGCGTTTCGTTCCTGTGCGGGTCGACATAGACCGCAGACCGGACATATCTGAGAGATACAATCGAGGCGGGTTTCCAACCACCACGTTCCTATCCAACAAGGGTGAGTTCGTCTGGGGAGCGACATATGTGCCGCCTCAGGACATGATCAAAGTACTTCAGGCGATCCTGGACGCAAAGGCTTCCGGGGAGGTCGACAAGGCGCTGGAGAGAGGACGAATGACCTATCTGGACATCTCGAAGGTGTGGGAGAAACGAGCAATACCTGATTCCGAGTTCGTCGACGCGATCTTCGAGGACATATTCTCCGCGTACGATGTTGAGTTCGGCGGGTTCGGACTTCAACAGAAGTTCCCGCAGCCGAATGCAATCGACCTAATGCTCAGAAGATACTCCAAGGACTGGGACCAGGAACTCGTTGGAGCAGTCGAGAACACGCTGGACCGGATGGCCGGGGGGTTGTACGACAGGGAAGAGGGGGGAGTGTTCAGATACTCGGTCACGCGAGACTGGCGAGAGCCGCACTACGAGAAGATGCTCGAGACGAACATCGGCTTCCTCAAGAACGCAGTACACGCGTTCAAAATACTCAAGAGGGAGCGCTACGCCGACCTTGCGCGGGGAACGGCTAGCTTCATAGTCAAGGTGCTATGGGACACGGATCCAGGCGGCTTCTTTGGGAGTCAAGACGCCGATGAGGAGTACTACAAGCTGTCTATCAAGGAACGATCCATGAGAAAGGCGCCGGCTATTGACAGGCGTATCTACGCGGGGTGGAATGCGGAGGGAGTGAAAACGATGATCGAGGCCGGGGCGCTCTTGGGAGAAGAGAATTGGGTCTCAGCTGGCAGATCCGCATGGGAGTACTCCAAGGAGCATCTGTGGAACCCTGATGCGGGACTGGTCAGACACTTGGAAGGCAATGAGGTCTACCTTTTCGAGGACCAGGTGTCCTTCCTCAAGTCGCTAATCGCGATCCTGGAAATCACAAACGACCCCCATTTACTGGCAACGGCTGATTCCCTTGTCAAGAGTGTGGAGAGAGACTTCTCAAGTCCTGAGGGAGGCTACGTGGACGTCCTGAAGTCAGACGAAGCCGTGGGCGAACTCGGTTCGCCCAGGAGGTCGCTCATGGCTAACGCCGAATGGGCCGAGGCGATCGCGCTTCTAGGGGGCGTGAGTCGCAACCTCGATCTCACGAAGAAGGCATGGGATACTCTGCAATCATTCTCGAGAAAGGACGTCGAGGCACACGGAGTCTTCGCGGCTCCCTATGTCTCAGCTTGGTGGACCCTGGCCCAAGGACCGATGGTTGTCGAGATCCACGGCGCTGCCAAGATGGATCCACTCTCACTTCCTCTTTGGATCGCCGCAAAGGAGGCTCTGAACCCAGCCGCAATTGCTGTTGTGGCCAGAGATAAAATGGACTTCGCGGCGCGCCATGATGATCCGTTTGCGGTAGTATGCACGAGCGTGGGTTGCTCGAAAGAAATCACGAACGCGGACGAGCTCAAGCAGAAGCTCAGGCCAGTCATGGCCAGTCAAATCTAAATATCCGTGAACTGCATAACAGCGTCCTGGGCTTGCCATGGCGAGGAAAGCGAAGCTGATTCCGAAGAAGATGTTGTCAAGTGATGAGAGAGTCATGTTCGAAATGCGCCCGAGCGCTTGGCTCTACATGAAAGCGGCCTCGATGGCGCTGCTGATCGCGATGGTCTCCCTGATCATCTTCCTTTGGAAGTGGATCCCCAACGCCCCGTCGATTCCCTACTTGAGCGACTATCTGGACGGGAGCGACGGCGACCTTGTTCAATGGGCCTTCGGGGGGCTGTTCTTCGTAATGTTCATCTTTTTCTCGTACAGGTACCTGAAATGGGGGAGCACCGTCTATGCTGCAACGGATGAGCGCATCATTACTCAGCATGGGATCCTGAACAGGACTTACGAGGACATCCCTGTCACCATGATCACCAACGTAGACCTCGCACAGTCCATAGGGAAGAGGGCGCTCGGGTACGGCACCATAGTCTTCTCGACCCAGGGATTGTCGGGCGCCAAGAAGGCAGGCATGGTGTGGGAAGCGGTCCCCAACCCCTTCGCTGTCAGAAGAAAGATCCAAGAGGTCATGGACGTCAGAGTCAAGCCGAAGTGAGATCGCTAGATTCTTTCGAAAACCTCATCTGTTCGGGGGAAGGACAATCCCCCGGAATGCAATCGCAAATGCAATCAGCCCCAGGGACGTTACCGTGTCCTGAAAGGGGATCGGAGGAAGACCGTATGAGTTCTATGGAAGTCGCTATGGACGGGCCGGGGAAGGCGTTCATGATCTGCAACGAGGCGATCGTCAGAGGCGCCCTCGAAGCTGATGTCAAGGTGGTTTCGGAATATCCGGGGTCGCCCACGACTGAGATTCTCGACACCTTCTCGGAGATATCGCCGAAGTTCGACTTCAGAATGGAGATATCAGTGAACGAGAAGGTTGCGCTCGAGACCTGTGCTGGGGCCTCCATGGTCGGACTCAGATCGATGACCGCGATGAAGAGCGTGGGCATGAACGTCGCGTCGGACTCATTCTTCTCGCTCTCATACACAGGGGTCAAGGGCGGCATGGTGGTTGTCGTCGCAGACGACCCGCACGCGCACTCCTCCCAGACAGAACAGGACGGACGGCCTTTCGGGCCAAACGCGTATGTACCGATGCTGGAACCCTCCGACCCGGCAGAGGCAAAGAGAATGGTGAAGTCTGCCTTCGAGCTGTCTGAGAAGTACAGCGTGCCCGTCCTGATCCGTACGACTACAAGAGTCAACCATCAAAGCGGCATTGTCGAGCTCGAGAAGCTTGACCGGAAGCCTTTCGCCAAGATACCGTGGACTCATCCACCCGGACGGTACGTGACCGTCGCCGAAGCGGCGAGACAGTTCAAGCACAAGCTCCTGGATCGGACAAGGTTGATAGAGCAAGAGTTCGAAGCATCTGACCTGAATATGGTGAAGGACACTGGCTCTGACCTGGGAATCGTGACTGTCGGCGCGGGTTACAACTACGCCGTGGACGCTGTTAGGACCCTCGGGATCAACCCGTCAATCCTGAAACTGGGCACTACATACCCGCTCCCCAAGAAGCTGATAGGCGACTTCTTGAAGAAACTGAAGACGGTGGTGGTGGTCGAGGAGCTCCAGCCGTACCTCGAGTTGCACGTGACCGCGATTGCGAAGGACGCCAACCCATCGATCAAAATCTACGGCAAATGGACGGGCCATTTCAGCGAATCACTGGAGTACAACCCGAACATAGTCGTCGACGCCCTTGCCAAGGTTGTGGGCAGGAATCCCCCAGTCGACTACTCCGCCATCATGGCCAAGGCGAAGGAGATGAAGGCAGGCCTACCTGATAGGTGGCCAACGTTCTGTCCTGGATGCCCACACCGAGCGACGCTACATGCACTCAAGCAGGCGGCGAAGGGAATGAAACACATCCTATCGACCGACATCGGCTGCTACTCGATGAGCTTCCTCGACCCGATCAACTACGGCGATTCCCTGCTCAGCATGGGCGCATGCCTTGGAGTTGCGGCGGGAATGCAGTACGCGGCCCAGGAGAAGGTGGTCGCGATGATAGGTGACTCCACCTTCTGGCATGCGGGCCTCCCAGGGCTGGTCAATGCAATCCATCACGGTGACGATTTCACGCTCGTGATCCTCGACAATGAGGTCACTGCAATGACTGGGCAACAGCCGGACCCTGGTAGGGACTACAACGCTGGAGGCCAGCCCGCGAAACCCCTGATCCTAGAGGATGTCATCAAGGCCATGGGCATCTCGGACATCACGATAGTGGACCCATACCAGGTCAAGGCCGCTGTCGAACCAATGAAACAGGCGCTCTCCCGGAAGGGGCCTAACGTGATCATCTCGAGGAGAGCGTGCGCCCTCTACGCCGATAGGAACAAGAGAGGGCGGGGCGAGGTCATCCAGACGAGCAAGGTGGACAAGAACGTATGCAAGAAACCTTACACATGCATCAGGGAGTTCTATTGTCCTGCGATCTCAATCGACGACGAAGATAGAAAGGCGTTCATAACGAAGGAGTTGTGCGACCGGTGCGGTGTGTGCGCGAAGCTCTGTCCGTTCGGATCGATCAAGTTGAGGGAGGGTGACTGAGCATGGAACACAAGGAGTTCAGCGTGTACCTGTCAGGTGTCGGAGGACAAGGCCTCGTCCTCTTGTCGAATGTGATTGGATCTGCGTGCGCAGCAGCAGGGATCCGCGCTTTGACAGGTGAACAGCACGGGTTGTCGCAGAGGAGCGGGTCCATCAACGTACATATGAGGATAGGCGAGGAGATACGCTCGCCGCTTATCCCCATCGGAGGCGCGGACGCACTCCTGGCGCTGGATTCGCTTGAGGCCCTCAGGTGCGTAGAGTACCTGAGACCCGGAGGCGTCGTGCTGATGAATTCGCGCGTGCAACACCCCATCATCGAGACGGAGGCGCACATGAAGGACAAGGTGGCGAAGTACATGTCAGCCGAGGATGTGCGCTCGCGCCTGGCTCAGGTCACGGACAAGATCGCCGTGCTGGATGCGCTCGGAATAGCGAAGAAGGCTGGCAACCCTCTGACCGAGAACATGGTGATGCTCGGGGCAATGAGCGCGTTGGAGGCGTTCCCGGTCCCGATTGATGCGCTGAAGCAGTCGATCGCGGAGAACGTCCCGAAGAAGGCAGTCGATGTCAACTTGAAAGCGTTCGATTTGGGAAAGCAGGCAGCCTTCGAGTTCCTCTGCAACATAGTTAAGTGCAGAGAGTAGATTCCTCACCCGAACCCATGAAGAAGGCCAGGTACGTGCGCGTCGACGTGTTCGCAAAGAAGCCGTTCGGGGGGAACCCACTTGCGGTGTTCCCGGAAGCGGAGAACCTCACGTCGCGGGAGATGCAGCTCCTGGCAAAGGAGATGAACCTCTCGGAGACAACTTTCGTCCTACCGCCGACCAAGGGCTCCGGGGCCGACTTCAGAGTCCGGATATTCGTCCCCGACATGGAGGTCAGGTACGCAGGCCATCCGACTCTGGGGACTTTCTATGTGCTCGCGCGAGAAGGCCGGATCAAGCTGAAGGAACCGGTGACCACTGTGGAGATGGAGGTCAAGGCGGGCGTGATGCCAGTCGAGATTCATTCGTCAAATGGAAGGGTCACGGAGGTCGTGACGGTCCAGAACAGGCCGGAGTTCATGCGCACTTTCGAGGACTCGGACATATTCGCGGAAGCGCTTTCGCTCAACAAGTCGGACTTCGACACCAAGAGGATGCCGATACAGCTCGTGTCCACCGGCCTGCCGTGGGTGATTGTGCCTGTGAAATCAAGAAGGGCAGTGGAGAACGCTTCAGGGAACATTCCAGCTTTCACGGAGGCAATCAGGCCTCTCCCGAAAGGCGTTGTGGACCTTTACGTGACATGTTTGGACCCGGTCGAACGCTCATCTACCACGCACTCGAGAGGCTTCTCCCTTGTCTCAAAGAACGTCGTCGAGGACCCGGCGACCGGAAGCGCCAGCGGTTGTCTGGGAGCCTATCTCGTGCACCACAGACTCGTCCCAGTGAAGAGAGTGACAAAGATGATCAACGAGCAGGGGTATGAGATTGAAAGGGCGAGCAAGATCTCAATCGAGGTCAGAACATCGAGCACAGGCGATATCGAATCTGTGCGCGTTGGCGGGACGATCGTCCACATGATGGACGGGACTGCCTTCCTCTAGACGCTATGATCACACGACAGCTGGGAGCTTCACCTTGAATACAACGCCCTGGGCGAAGTCCCCTTGGACACGGTCCTCCACCCAGACGTTCCCATTGTACCTCTTGGCAAGGGTCTTCACGATGTGTAGGCCCATGCCCGAGCCTTTCTTCTCGGGGGCTTTGGAGAACCTGTCGAATATGACGTCCTTGACATCGTCAGTGATGCCCCTTCCATGATCCGCGACGGACACCACCCAGTACCTTTTATCTCTCTCGAACATGCTCTCGATGGCTATCTCGATCAGGAGCGGCTCGTGCGAATCGTACTTCACGGCGTTCGTGAGTATGTTGATGAACATCTCCCTGACGAGTTCATCAGCCTCGGTGAAGTACTGGTTCCTAGTGAAGTCTGTCTTGCAGGTGATCTGACGTGCGGGATAGTACTGGGACACGCTCCTAGCGCACTCATGAAGGACCGCGCCCAGGTCGGTTTTGGTGAGCTCAACATCCCCGAAGGTCACCCTGGACATCGTCCTCACATTGCTCGCGAGCCAGCTGGTGTTCATGACCTGCTCCGCGATCCTGTCAATCATGGCGATTTTCTCAGGTTTGTCCACTTTCATCCGGAGCAGGTCGAGGTAGCCTAAGATCGCCTGGTTGAAGTTCTTGATGTCGTGTGAGAGAACATCGGAGTACAGCTCCGCGTCCCTGCGGCTGTCAATGTGCTCCTGAAACATGCGCGCGTTCTCGATGGCGATGCCGGCCAAGCTCGCGAATATCTCTATGACCTCGATTGTATCTGGGTCTGGTATGCGATCGTCCCGTGGCTTCAGTATCTCGATGTACGCGATGGGCAAGCCGTTCTTGTCCAAGATGAGCGTGTCTATCCAATCCAACTCGTGCCACTTGCCCTTGCCACCTCTAGGAAGACGTATCTGCTCAGGGTCGGGGTAGTAGGGCAGCTCCTCGGGCGAGATGCTCCTCTGACCCTCGGCCGGCATATAGTAAGAGACGCGGCCGATCTTGTTCCTCCAGTTGACGGCCGACCCGCGTGGAGGCATTGGACCTGTGTCGATGATCGAGTCGACATAGTCGACCGGGTACGTCATCTGCTTGATCGCCGCTGTGGCCTTCGGGGTGTAGCCGTACACCGCCTCCACTCTGTAGGCCCCCTCGTCCGCGTGCTTGATGCCCATCACCATGCGCTTTATCCCGAGCAGGCGCGCAAGAGTCTTGAGCAGGCTGTCGAGCATCTGGTCTAGGTCGCGGACATACATGATGCCAGTGGACAGGTCGAGGATCCTGGATAGCTGCTCGGTCCTCTGGCTGCTGACTCTGAGCGCTTGCTCCTTCTCCTGGGCCAGTCGGGCGTTCTCGAGGGCCACCTCAGCCAGTGAGGTGAATATCTCGACTGTCTCGATCGCATCCTTGTCCGGGACCTTGCCGTCCTTAGGTTCAGATGGGTAGATGACACCCACGATCCTGCCAGCGGAGTCGTGCAGGGCGAATGCCAGGAAATCGTTCGGCCTCATCTCTCCCTTCGTCCTCGGGACCTTGGACTTGTAGGAATCGATCTCAGAGGGGGAGATGTGATAGGCATAGTATCTCGGACTGACATCCTCAGCGAACGTGAGGTAAACGGACCTGCCGATCCGTTTGCTCTCTCTGAGGTCTTCGAGTATGACTTCGGTCGGGATCGACCTGGATTTGATTGACTGGTCTGCCTCCGTGCCGTATCCGAACACGGCCATCCATTTGAAGGACCCTTCAACTTCGTCGTATACGACGAGAGTAACCCTGCCAAAACCAAATAGGGAAGAGACCGACGCAAGAATCATCTGTGACAGCTTCTTGAGGTCCCTCTCAGATACGATCGAGGACGCGATCTTGAGAACGTCCTCGAGCAGATCGGTCTTCTGGGTCGTCGCCTGGACCTCTGGCATCGGTCTTGCGTTCTTCCTGTCCCTCAGAAGGGCGAGCCCTATGATCTCAGTGAACATCTCGATCGCGGACACAGTCTGCTTGTCAAGGAGCTTCTCGTCGAGCGCGTAGCCTATGTCCACCGAAGCCATCAGATCACCCGAGCCATCCCTCACCGCGAACCAATAGTAGTCCGCCGCATGCCACTGGTCCGGGCTCTTGCGCGGCAGACTTACGCCCTCGGGGTGCCTGTAGTAGGCCGGGTGATCGCAGAGAGGATCTGCTTCAGCGAGCTTCTGCCAGTCCTCCGCGTTGATGTAGTAACCGTTCCTCGAGACCCTGAACTTCTCATCCATCAGCTTGTGGATGAGGTCCTTCGGGTGGTAATCGGAAGTGATGCGCTGGATTATCGCATCTGCCCTTTCACGGCTGTAGCCATATGTGACGAAACGCATCGTTTCCCTGAGCTCCTTGTCCTGGACCTCCACGACGATGTCCGTCAGCCGGAAGAATTCAGCAATGCTCATCACGACTTCCTCGATCACCTTGCCAACTGGCGTTCCATCAGCTATCGTCCTGACGAGCTCGCCCAGCCTGGAGTTCACCTCTTCCTCCGCGATCTTGCGAGGGTGCTTGCCCAGCTTCTCTGGAGGGAGTTCTGGAAGAATCACTAGTTCAGCATACGATCCGTCCGCCATGCGACGATTCACCGCTCGATTCTCATATCTGGCCACTGATGAGATGGATTTGCCGCCTATTTAGGCTCGCCCGTCCGGTCTTAAGTATTGACTAGTAAGGAAGGATAACAAAACTGCCCCAGAAATCGTACATCGGAGGCGCCCGAGTTCAAGAGGATTTTCTGCGCAACAATTAATACATAGCAGGCGTTCGATTGGCACAAGCAGTCGGTGATTAGACATGGCGAATGTGAAGGATATCCTCGCGACGGCCATCGAGTTCGAGAAGTTCGGCGTCGAGTACTACATGCGCTTCAAGGATATGGTTGCGGACGAAAAGGCAAAGCCGCTCATGAAGGGCTTGGCAGATGACGAAAGGGAGCACGCCAACATACTGGAGAAAGAGCTCAAAGCGCTCGGAGGAAAGGCAGAAGCGCCCTCCAAGGCAGATGTGGAGAAGGGGCTCAAGGAGATATTCCCCGAGGCATCCCGAAAGGGTTCAATCGCGACAAGGGATGCAATCTCAGCTCTGAAGCTGGGCATCAGGACCGAGGAGCGCTCGATCGACTTCTACACCAAGAACGCCAATGTCGCAGGGCCCGACCTCAAAACGATCTTCGACAGGCTGGCGAAGATGGAGAGAGGCCACAAAGAGATGCTCGTGGAGAACCTGCGGTTCCTCGAGGACGACGGTTCCTGGTACGGCTATGTGCCGTTCCTAGACTGAATCCCCATAGGGCGTCTGGGCTAGAAAGATGCCAAGCTTTTTTAGATGCCCGTGGCATCATGCCGTTCTGGGAAGTAGAGTCAGTTGGCTACAGTCGTCCCGTTCAAGGCCTTCAGATATGACACCGATAGGTACGGCAAGGATGTCACGAGGTTCGTTGCTCCTCCATACGACATCATAGACCGTGTCATGGAGAAGAAGCTGAAGGATGACAGGCTAAACATCGCACATGTCACCTTGGGGGACGAGGGCGATTCCTACACGGTCGCCTCGCGACGCCTCCAGAGATGGATCAACGACGGCGTCCTGGTGCACGATCGCGAGGAGTGTTACTACCTATACGAGCAGACTTTCAGCAGCCCTGACGGGGGGCCGAGGGTCAGGTCCGGCATCATAGGGCTCGTGAAGCTGGAGGATTTCTCAAAAGGAGTGGTCTTGCCGCACGAGAAGACCATCCCGAAACACAAGGCCGACCGAATGCAGCTCATGTCGGCCGTTGCAGGAGACACCGAACAGATATTCATGCTCTATGACGACCCCTCGGAAGAGATGGAAGGCATCCTTCTGCGGGCGAGGAAGAAGGAAGAGGAGCTCCGGTTCCTGGACAATGACGGCGTGCATCACAGGATCGTCAGAATCTCGGACCCGGAGATGACCGGCAGGATAACCATGTTATTGGCGCCTGCCAAGCTGCTGATTGCGGACGGACATCACAGGTATGAGACATCGCTGGAGTACCGCAATAGCAAACGAGCCGAGGACGGCTCCGATGAGGGAACCATGCCTTATGACTTCATCATGGCCACACTAGTGAGCTTCAGGAACCCTGGCCTTGTCGTATACCCGACCCACAGGCTGGTCCAACATGTGGATGAGTCGCTCCTGTCGCACCTCCCGAAGGCTCTGGAAGAAGAGTTCGAGCTCAAAGCGCTGTCCGGGCCCGACGAGCTCGCGGCGGCGGTCGAGGGGTCTCCAGTGAAGGCCTTCGGCGTGTGGATACCTTCCTCTGGGACTTTCTTGTATGCGACGCCGAAGAAGAAGAGGGCTTCTGACAACCCTATGGAGGACCTGCCGGTGTACATCGTCCAGGAGAAGGTGCTGAAGAAGCTACTTGGCTACACTGCTGAAATGCT contains these protein-coding regions:
- a CDS encoding DUF1015 domain-containing protein, whose amino-acid sequence is MATVVPFKAFRYDTDRYGKDVTRFVAPPYDIIDRVMEKKLKDDRLNIAHVTLGDEGDSYTVASRRLQRWINDGVLVHDREECYYLYEQTFSSPDGGPRVRSGIIGLVKLEDFSKGVVLPHEKTIPKHKADRMQLMSAVAGDTEQIFMLYDDPSEEMEGILLRARKKEEELRFLDNDGVHHRIVRISDPEMTGRITMLLAPAKLLIADGHHRYETSLEYRNSKRAEDGSDEGTMPYDFIMATLVSFRNPGLVVYPTHRLVQHVDESLLSHLPKALEEEFELKALSGPDELAAAVEGSPVKAFGVWIPSSGTFLYATPKKKRASDNPMEDLPVYIVQEKVLKKLLGYTAEMLDTKVSIDYVKGTDPTRAAMETGEYQACFFVKPPTVGQVMQVAETGQKMPHKSTYFFPKIWSGTLFYLFGRA